The proteins below come from a single Elusimicrobiota bacterium genomic window:
- a CDS encoding LysM peptidoglycan-binding domain-containing protein, protein MLKPLRSLIVICFAAALNAQESRYFQNVTILPGDTLWSLAQRYLKDPKRWPEILKHNTLPNSDPTVALPGQTLKIPVLLIKDELRAAKLFEAVNTVEYRRRQAAEWTRARPDIELYQEDGLRTGSVSQAKVRFAVGEDLTLESNSFAIIRPDRLTEDLGRGVSLVSGALRSRGVRLLTQTARVIPRTKETDFHARIRDDLATIVEVFRGITDVEAKGQSLTVREGFGTVVPVGGAPEKPLPLPPLPKTGAAPEPGRAQGVDADLIRAQAAADGFVIRDGQLTFRGGASKGPASEGSEASVMNNFHIQIARDPNESTIVWEDSQALTRDLSFGRIGLKDGVYYFRVAFRDRLGFEGPYSPWRRMTVDTKPPDLVVEQPPASERTVDENPVLIAGLTEPKALVTIESRPVTVGEDGRFQTRWPLNPGRNYLHLAAVDESGNRTDEDLLLIYEGQGIGAKGSGSLLAERAVGEDEEETGRKFSPQAEKLATVGLGLAAAAVIASVIILLLL, encoded by the coding sequence ATGCTTAAACCGCTGCGATCGCTGATCGTCATCTGTTTCGCTGCGGCGTTGAACGCGCAGGAGTCCCGCTATTTTCAAAACGTCACGATTCTTCCGGGGGACACTCTTTGGTCGCTGGCGCAGCGGTATTTGAAAGACCCGAAGCGCTGGCCCGAAATCCTCAAGCATAATACGTTGCCAAACTCGGACCCCACCGTCGCCTTGCCCGGGCAGACTTTGAAAATTCCGGTTTTATTGATCAAAGACGAACTGCGGGCCGCTAAGCTTTTTGAAGCCGTCAATACCGTGGAGTATCGCCGCCGCCAAGCCGCGGAATGGACCCGGGCCCGGCCGGATATTGAACTCTATCAGGAAGACGGATTACGAACCGGTTCGGTTTCCCAGGCCAAGGTGCGTTTTGCCGTTGGCGAAGACTTAACGCTTGAGTCGAATTCCTTCGCGATTATCCGGCCCGACCGCCTGACCGAGGATTTGGGCCGGGGCGTTTCATTGGTCAGCGGGGCCTTGAGGTCCCGGGGCGTTCGCTTGTTGACGCAGACGGCGCGCGTCATCCCTAGGACTAAGGAAACTGATTTTCATGCGCGCATCCGCGATGATCTGGCGACGATTGTTGAAGTTTTTCGAGGGATTACGGATGTCGAAGCCAAGGGTCAGTCGCTCACGGTCCGGGAAGGTTTCGGCACCGTGGTGCCGGTCGGCGGCGCGCCTGAAAAACCGTTGCCTCTGCCGCCGTTGCCTAAGACCGGAGCGGCCCCGGAGCCGGGCCGCGCCCAGGGGGTTGATGCCGATTTAATTCGAGCTCAGGCGGCCGCGGATGGTTTTGTCATTCGTGACGGCCAATTGACTTTTCGAGGAGGCGCGAGCAAGGGTCCGGCTTCCGAGGGTTCAGAGGCATCGGTCATGAATAACTTTCATATCCAAATCGCGCGCGATCCCAATGAATCGACGATCGTGTGGGAAGATTCCCAAGCCCTGACGCGCGATCTTTCGTTCGGCCGGATCGGCCTCAAGGACGGGGTCTATTATTTCCGCGTGGCTTTTCGCGATCGTTTGGGTTTTGAAGGTCCTTATAGTCCCTGGCGCAGGATGACAGTCGACACCAAGCCTCCGGATCTGGTCGTCGAACAGCCGCCGGCCTCGGAGCGCACGGTTGACGAAAATCCCGTTTTGATTGCGGGTTTGACCGAGCCTAAAGCGTTGGTAACGATCGAAAGCCGGCCCGTAACGGTCGGCGAGGATGGACGGTTTCAAACGCGGTGGCCGCTGAACCCAGGGCGGAACTATCTTCATCTGGCGGCCGTTGATGAAAGCGGCAACCGTACGGACGAAGATCTTCTGCTCATTTACGAGGGGCAAGGAATTGGAGCCAAGGGTTCGGGCTCATTGCTCGCCGAACGCGCCGTCGGCGAAGATGAGGAAGAAACAGGGCGCAAATTTTCTCCTCAGGCGGAAAAATTGGCCACCGTGGGCTTGGGTTTAGCCGCGGCCGCGGTTATTGCTTCGGTTATTATTCTGCTGTTGCTTTAA
- a CDS encoding trypsin-like peptidase domain-containing protein, with protein sequence MPPIQRSTKFRLLASALLMASGIIVYAAAASLPGLQEAFRSVAERVRPSCVNISAFHEEEVYHPGEFYFMDPEEFMNEFFHGVPSPKRRPRVERRQYAGTGSGVIIDREGHILTNAHVISDAKEIKVRLTVNGQKKTYQARLIGKDERIDLALIKIEGRGPFPAAKLGNSDNVQVGDWAIAVGNPFGELEQTLTVGVISALRQSLPIEGRTYLNLIQTDAAINRGNSGGPLVNIEGEVVGINTAIYSPSGVFAGIGFALPINAAKEILDDLRAGKEREWGWLGVSVADVDDVVAKRFGLTQTQGALVNEVFPGSPALKAGLLRGDVIVNFNGEKITTPHELTERVRKTKVAEQARIAFIRSGQERQAHVLIGPRPKWADLGKQHQDQAPQKTPPQEQPAMKSKETGLLWEGVALWDTQKNPKGAALARRFKIPSDLRGLIVGSIDSKSAMAGYLEVGDLVLGVNKETARTAAEFRQAAKTADLQEGIVLDILRQGNKQFVSVQTAP encoded by the coding sequence ATGCCTCCGATTCAACGATCGACAAAATTCCGCTTATTAGCGTCTGCTCTGCTGATGGCTTCGGGAATCATCGTTTACGCCGCGGCTGCTTCGCTGCCGGGGCTTCAAGAGGCGTTTCGTTCAGTCGCCGAGCGGGTGCGGCCCAGTTGCGTCAATATTTCCGCTTTTCACGAAGAGGAGGTTTATCATCCGGGCGAATTTTATTTCATGGACCCCGAAGAATTCATGAACGAATTTTTTCACGGCGTTCCTTCCCCAAAACGGCGTCCGCGCGTCGAGCGGCGCCAATATGCGGGCACGGGTTCAGGCGTCATCATCGATCGCGAAGGCCATATCCTAACCAACGCCCATGTCATCAGCGACGCCAAAGAAATCAAAGTGCGTTTAACCGTCAACGGGCAAAAAAAGACTTATCAAGCGCGCCTCATCGGCAAAGACGAACGCATTGATCTGGCGCTCATCAAAATCGAAGGGCGCGGCCCGTTCCCCGCGGCCAAGTTGGGCAATTCGGACAACGTCCAAGTCGGCGACTGGGCCATTGCCGTGGGCAACCCCTTCGGCGAACTTGAACAAACATTGACCGTGGGCGTGATCTCCGCCCTAAGGCAATCGCTGCCCATCGAAGGACGCACCTACCTGAATTTGATTCAAACCGACGCGGCGATCAACCGGGGAAATTCCGGAGGGCCGCTGGTCAATATCGAGGGCGAAGTCGTGGGCATCAACACCGCGATTTACTCGCCCAGCGGCGTTTTTGCGGGCATCGGCTTCGCTTTGCCGATCAACGCCGCCAAAGAAATCTTAGACGACCTGCGCGCCGGCAAAGAACGCGAGTGGGGCTGGCTGGGCGTATCCGTGGCCGATGTGGATGACGTCGTCGCCAAGCGTTTCGGGCTGACTCAAACGCAGGGCGCCTTAGTCAACGAGGTCTTCCCCGGATCGCCCGCGCTTAAAGCCGGGCTTCTTCGCGGCGACGTGATCGTGAACTTTAACGGAGAGAAAATAACAACCCCTCATGAATTGACCGAACGTGTCCGTAAAACCAAAGTCGCAGAGCAGGCTCGCATCGCGTTCATTCGCAGCGGCCAAGAACGCCAGGCTCATGTTCTGATCGGGCCTAGGCCGAAATGGGCTGATTTGGGGAAGCAGCATCAAGATCAGGCCCCTCAAAAAACTCCCCCTCAAGAACAGCCGGCGATGAAAAGCAAAGAAACAGGCCTGCTCTGGGAAGGCGTTGCCTTGTGGGATACCCAGAAAAACCCCAAAGGCGCGGCGCTGGCGCGGCGATTTAAAATACCGTCTGATTTAAGAGGATTGATCGTCGGCTCCATCGACAGCAAAAGCGCGATGGCCGGCTATCTTGAAGTCGGGGACCTGGTGCTCGGCGTCAATAAAGAAACCGCCAGAACCGCGGCCGAGTTTCGCCAGGCCGCCAAAACAGCCGACCTTCAAGAAGGGATTGTCCTCGATATTTTGCGCCAAGGCAACAAACAATTCGTCAGCGTCCAGACCGCCCCTTAA
- a CDS encoding response regulator — protein MKILIADDDPSMRKLLNDALSLAGCEVIQAETGRQAIDLAKQATPDLILLDHTMPEMKGYDAMKEIRKEPALAQVPVVLITGNFEVQGMAEDDKLERCAFLPKPYSIDQLMTTIGVALGRPFP, from the coding sequence ATGAAAATCTTAATCGCCGACGATGACCCGAGCATGAGGAAACTCCTCAACGACGCTTTATCGCTGGCCGGCTGCGAGGTGATCCAAGCGGAAACAGGCCGCCAAGCCATTGACTTGGCCAAGCAGGCGACGCCGGATTTGATCCTGCTCGATCACACGATGCCTGAGATGAAAGGCTACGATGCGATGAAAGAAATACGCAAAGAGCCGGCCTTGGCCCAGGTGCCGGTCGTCTTGATCACCGGCAATTTTGAGGTTCAAGGCATGGCTGAAGACGACAAGCTGGAACGCTGCGCATTCTTGCCGAAACCCTACAGCATCGATCAATTAATGACGACGATCGGCGTGGCCTTGGGACGCCCGTTTCCGTAA
- the atpC gene encoding ATP synthase F1 subunit epsilon, translating into MKIFELTVVTPERITFQGKISSLILPAWEGSMGILPGHTPALVLIKEGVIRTQNEEGIEETMSVSGGFVEIGQRKATLFAETAELAQEIDEERARLALARAKEDVAKTRAPKKGPQEIDVEKAQAALRRALTRLKAVENARRIRGHRTPPPVNEN; encoded by the coding sequence ATGAAAATATTCGAACTGACCGTCGTCACGCCGGAGCGTATCACCTTTCAAGGAAAAATCAGTTCCTTGATTCTTCCCGCATGGGAAGGGTCGATGGGAATTTTACCGGGCCATACGCCGGCTCTGGTGCTGATTAAGGAAGGCGTGATCCGCACGCAAAACGAAGAAGGGATTGAAGAAACGATGTCGGTTTCCGGAGGCTTCGTGGAAATCGGTCAGCGCAAAGCCACCTTATTCGCGGAGACAGCCGAACTAGCCCAGGAAATCGATGAAGAACGCGCCCGATTGGCTTTGGCGCGGGCCAAGGAAGACGTTGCTAAGACTCGGGCGCCTAAAAAAGGCCCTCAAGAAATCGACGTGGAAAAAGCCCAGGCCGCTTTAAGGCGGGCCTTGACCCGGCTTAAGGCCGTTGAGAATGCGCGCCGCATCAGGGGACACCGAACGCCGCCGCCGGTCAACGAGAACTGA
- the atpD gene encoding F0F1 ATP synthase subunit beta: MRLGKIVQVIGPVVDVEFPSGDLPHIFNALKVKAGDASLTVEVAQHLGDSTVRSIALGPTEGIGRGAVVEDTNAPITVPVGRACLGRLINVLGEPQDYMGPIKSDVQLPIHRTPPPLVDQETKPQVFETGIKVIDLLEPFMKGGKVGLFGGAGVGKTVIIQELINNVAKQHGGVSVFGGVGERSREGNDLWLEMQRTKLSDGSPVLSKTVLVYGQMNEPPGSRARVALTALTQAEYFRDYEGQDVLLFVDNVFRFVLAGSEVSALLGRMPSAVGYQPTLTTEIGSLQERITSTKKGSITSIQAVYVPADDLTDPGVANTFTHLDATTVLSRQIAELGIYPAVDPLASTSRILDPNIVGEEHYRVAREVQRVLQRYKELQDIIAILGMDELSEEDKLLVGRARRIQKFLSQPFFVAQEFTGRPGRYVTLPETIRGFRDLIEGKCDHLPEQAFYMAGTIDEVQEKAKSLQEA, from the coding sequence ATGCGTCTAGGTAAAATTGTTCAGGTCATCGGTCCCGTTGTGGACGTCGAATTTCCATCGGGTGATTTACCCCATATATTCAACGCGCTCAAAGTTAAAGCCGGAGACGCGTCGTTGACTGTTGAAGTCGCCCAGCATTTGGGTGATTCCACAGTGCGCAGCATTGCGTTGGGGCCGACGGAAGGCATCGGCCGCGGCGCGGTGGTCGAAGATACGAATGCCCCAATCACGGTTCCGGTCGGACGCGCCTGCCTGGGTCGCTTGATCAATGTGCTGGGCGAACCCCAAGACTACATGGGACCCATCAAAAGCGACGTCCAACTGCCTATTCACCGCACGCCTCCTCCATTGGTGGATCAAGAAACCAAGCCTCAGGTTTTTGAAACGGGCATTAAAGTCATTGACTTGCTCGAACCCTTCATGAAAGGCGGAAAGGTCGGCCTCTTCGGCGGCGCGGGCGTCGGCAAAACCGTCATTATTCAGGAATTGATCAACAACGTCGCCAAACAACATGGCGGCGTATCGGTATTCGGCGGGGTCGGGGAACGAAGCCGCGAAGGCAATGACCTGTGGCTGGAAATGCAGAGAACCAAGCTTTCCGACGGCTCTCCCGTCCTGTCTAAAACGGTCTTGGTCTACGGGCAAATGAACGAGCCCCCCGGATCCAGGGCGCGCGTCGCCTTGACCGCCTTAACGCAGGCTGAATATTTCCGCGACTATGAAGGCCAAGACGTTCTTCTTTTCGTAGACAATGTCTTTCGATTTGTCTTAGCCGGCTCCGAAGTCAGCGCGCTCTTGGGACGCATGCCCTCGGCCGTGGGTTATCAGCCGACGCTGACGACTGAAATCGGATCGCTTCAGGAGCGCATCACCTCCACCAAAAAAGGCTCGATCACCTCGATTCAGGCGGTTTACGTGCCGGCCGACGACTTGACCGATCCCGGCGTCGCCAATACCTTCACCCATTTGGATGCCACCACCGTGCTGTCTCGGCAAATCGCGGAATTAGGCATTTACCCGGCGGTGGATCCGCTGGCCTCGACGTCGCGCATCCTGGATCCCAATATCGTGGGTGAAGAGCACTATCGCGTCGCGCGCGAAGTGCAGCGCGTCCTGCAGCGTTATAAAGAACTCCAAGACATCATCGCGATTTTAGGCATGGACGAACTCTCCGAGGAAGATAAGCTGTTGGTGGGCCGGGCGCGGCGCATCCAAAAATTCCTGTCCCAGCCCTTTTTCGTGGCCCAAGAATTTACCGGCCGGCCGGGACGCTATGTCACCTTGCCTGAAACCATCCGGGGCTTCAGGGATTTGATCGAAGGCAAATGCGATCATCTGCCCGAGCAAGCCTTTTATATGGCGGGCACAATCGACGAAGTCCAAGAAAAAGCAAAATCGCTTCAAGAAGCCTGA
- a CDS encoding PilZ domain-containing protein, with protein MKESRRQKRVPLHIPVLLCTDPQGSRVKGNAVVVDLSAKGLGFETDAELKRGDLLFLKLFLPITFACHVRNINSKTGDNYRCGAKIERIGLLDRLKLRDFINIQISSNGADRGRRS; from the coding sequence GTGAAAGAGTCGCGGCGCCAAAAACGCGTCCCCCTCCATATCCCGGTGCTCTTATGCACCGATCCGCAAGGATCGCGCGTCAAAGGAAACGCGGTGGTCGTCGATTTAAGCGCCAAAGGCCTGGGGTTTGAAACGGACGCCGAACTCAAACGCGGGGATCTTTTGTTTCTGAAGCTTTTTCTGCCGATCACATTCGCTTGCCATGTCAGGAATATCAACAGCAAAACCGGCGACAATTACCGTTGCGGCGCCAAAATAGAGCGCATCGGTCTCTTGGATCGTCTAAAATTACGCGATTTCATCAATATTCAAATAAGCTCGAACGGGGCCGACAGGGGCCGCCGTTCGTGA
- a CDS encoding PilZ domain-containing protein translates to MANKKEQRKYERHPASFVLEIADFAKPSKKVSALVTDVSEGGLCFESDQKIELGSSLTLRLEVPLMVQGGVVRTETRGNKFRYGVRFHNVRFSTGRPKFARPRTMIRMPNLNTLPGGKP, encoded by the coding sequence ATGGCTAACAAAAAAGAACAGAGAAAATACGAGCGCCACCCGGCCAGCTTTGTCCTGGAGATCGCTGATTTCGCCAAACCGTCCAAAAAAGTGTCGGCCTTGGTGACGGACGTTTCCGAAGGCGGGCTTTGTTTCGAAAGCGATCAAAAAATAGAGCTAGGCTCATCCTTGACCCTAAGGCTTGAAGTGCCCCTGATGGTCCAGGGCGGCGTTGTGCGCACCGAAACCCGGGGAAATAAATTTCGCTACGGCGTGCGTTTCCACAACGTCCGGTTTTCGACGGGCCGGCCCAAATTCGCCCGGCCCAGAACCATGATCCGCATGCCGAACTTAAACACGCTCCCCGGAGGCAAACCGTGA
- the atpG gene encoding ATP synthase F1 subunit gamma, whose translation MPSLREIRIKIKSVKQTQQVTKAMKMIAASRLKRAQGQLLASRPYAQKVEELVSDLSRRLLKEGRLMPQLLKPRPDAKERLLVVFTADKGLCGSYNVVMLRETLKYYERIRGEGGSVHCFVVGKKGRDFLVNHGFQIAREFVQFLRRPAFSQAEIIGKEIVDYYVSHPGIAGVDICYMDFRSVVRQIPAVYRLLPPGLGGQQEKAEAPFDYIYEPGREKILEELIPRYVNTELYRLVFEAYTSEQASRLNVMENATKNAGDLISDLSLLANQVRQASITRELLEVVSGAEALS comes from the coding sequence ATGCCCAGTCTTCGCGAAATCAGAATTAAAATCAAATCCGTCAAGCAGACGCAGCAGGTCACCAAGGCCATGAAAATGATCGCGGCCTCAAGGTTGAAGCGCGCTCAGGGACAGTTGCTCGCCTCGCGTCCTTACGCGCAAAAAGTCGAAGAATTGGTTTCGGATTTAAGCCGAAGGTTGCTCAAAGAAGGGCGGCTCATGCCTCAATTGCTTAAGCCCAGGCCCGATGCCAAAGAGCGTTTGTTGGTCGTTTTTACCGCAGATAAAGGATTATGCGGCTCCTACAATGTGGTCATGCTGAGAGAAACCCTCAAATACTACGAACGGATTCGCGGCGAGGGCGGCAGCGTTCATTGCTTCGTCGTTGGGAAAAAAGGACGCGACTTTTTGGTCAATCACGGTTTTCAGATCGCGCGCGAATTCGTCCAGTTTTTAAGGCGCCCGGCGTTCAGCCAAGCGGAAATTATAGGCAAGGAAATCGTCGATTATTACGTGTCGCATCCCGGGATCGCCGGCGTGGATATTTGCTATATGGATTTTCGCTCCGTGGTTCGTCAAATTCCGGCCGTTTACCGGCTGCTGCCGCCGGGTCTGGGTGGTCAACAAGAAAAAGCCGAAGCGCCGTTCGACTATATTTACGAGCCCGGGCGCGAAAAAATTTTAGAAGAACTCATCCCTCGCTATGTCAACACCGAACTCTACCGTTTGGTTTTCGAAGCTTATACCAGCGAACAAGCGAGCCGTTTAAACGTCATGGAAAACGCGACAAAAAATGCGGGTGATTTGATCAGCGACCTTTCGCTTCTGGCGAACCAGGTCCGTCAAGCCTCCATCACCCGGGAACTGCTCGAGGTTGTCTCCGGCGCGGAGGCTCTAAGTTAA
- a CDS encoding F0F1 ATP synthase subunit alpha, translated as MAIRPEEVTEVLKRQLEIFEPKAQMGEVGHVTQVGDGIARIYGLANALAGELLEFPDNVMGMVLNLERDSVGAVLFGNDRLIREGDVVRRTNRIMEVPVGDALIGRVVSPLGEPLDGKGSIKTQKRRPIEVVAPGVVERQPVKEPLQTGIKAIDAMIPIGRGQRELIIGDRQTGKTAIALDTIINQKNEANRPICIYIAIGQKQSTIASVVETLARFGAMEYTIVVAAASADPAPLLYLAPYAGCAMGEEFMWQGKHVLTIYDDLTKHAQAYRQLSLLLRRPPGREAYPGDVFYLHSRLLERACKLNDKNGAGSLTSLPIIETQAGDVAAYIPTNVISITDGQIYLETNLFYSGVRPAVNAGLSVSRVGGAAQTSGMKQVAGRLRLDLAQYNELATFAQFGSDLDKASQAQLARGERMVEILKQDQYQPLTTEKQIAVIFAGVNGYLDDVPVKAIKRFEKEMLAYLQAKQASLLDDMRKKKGLDDALKTKLGEALKEFKQTFKA; from the coding sequence ATGGCGATACGCCCCGAAGAAGTAACCGAAGTTTTGAAACGGCAGCTTGAAATTTTTGAACCTAAGGCCCAAATGGGCGAGGTTGGGCACGTCACCCAAGTCGGCGACGGCATTGCCCGCATTTACGGATTAGCCAACGCCCTGGCCGGCGAATTGCTCGAGTTCCCCGACAATGTCATGGGGATGGTGCTGAATCTTGAACGCGATTCGGTCGGCGCCGTGCTGTTCGGCAACGATCGCCTCATCCGAGAAGGCGACGTTGTCCGAAGGACGAACCGCATCATGGAAGTCCCGGTCGGCGATGCCCTGATCGGCCGCGTGGTCAGCCCATTGGGCGAACCCTTGGACGGAAAGGGGTCCATTAAAACCCAAAAACGGCGGCCCATTGAAGTGGTCGCTCCCGGCGTGGTGGAACGCCAGCCCGTCAAAGAGCCGCTTCAAACCGGCATCAAAGCCATCGACGCCATGATCCCGATCGGTCGCGGACAGCGCGAGCTCATCATCGGCGACCGGCAAACCGGAAAAACAGCCATTGCGCTGGATACGATTATCAATCAAAAAAACGAGGCCAACCGGCCGATTTGCATTTACATCGCCATCGGCCAGAAACAATCCACCATCGCTTCGGTCGTGGAAACCCTCGCACGATTCGGCGCCATGGAATACACCATCGTGGTGGCGGCCGCGAGCGCGGACCCGGCCCCGCTATTGTATCTGGCGCCTTATGCGGGCTGCGCCATGGGCGAAGAATTCATGTGGCAAGGCAAACATGTTTTGACCATCTACGACGATTTAACCAAACATGCCCAGGCCTACCGGCAGCTTTCGCTTTTACTACGGCGCCCGCCCGGCCGCGAAGCTTACCCCGGCGACGTTTTTTACCTTCACTCGCGCCTGCTGGAACGCGCCTGCAAACTCAACGACAAAAACGGCGCGGGCTCGCTGACTTCTCTGCCCATCATCGAAACCCAGGCCGGCGACGTGGCGGCATACATTCCGACCAATGTCATCTCCATCACGGACGGGCAAATCTACCTGGAGACCAATCTTTTTTACTCCGGCGTGCGCCCGGCGGTCAACGCCGGCCTGTCGGTCTCGCGCGTCGGCGGCGCGGCCCAGACATCGGGCATGAAACAGGTCGCCGGACGATTGAGGCTGGACCTGGCCCAATACAACGAACTGGCGACATTCGCCCAATTCGGCAGTGATTTGGATAAAGCCAGCCAGGCGCAGTTGGCCCGCGGCGAACGCATGGTGGAAATCCTCAAGCAGGATCAATATCAGCCGCTGACGACCGAAAAACAAATCGCGGTGATTTTTGCCGGCGTCAACGGCTATCTGGACGATGTTCCCGTCAAAGCGATCAAACGCTTTGAAAAAGAGATGCTGGCTTATTTGCAAGCAAAACAAGCGTCTCTATTGGATGACATGAGGAAGAAAAAAGGCCTCGACGATGCGCTCAAAACTAAACTGGGCGAGGCCTTGAAGGAATTCAAACAGACATTTAAAGCCTGA
- the atpH gene encoding ATP synthase F1 subunit delta, with translation MVKNTRFAAHKYAKALLALAQKENAAGKVQNDLTVLVQSMRRADNHWEMLKNPIVRPQDKAQAVSAAFISRVEPSTLQLLLALTMRGELDYLPLIAERFEALSDEAVGLLRVSVRTAFPLTQEAASALQEKLSTRTGKKIVLEAKEDPGLIGGLLIKVGDRLFENSLRLELRQLNEALTGS, from the coding sequence ATGGTCAAAAATACCCGCTTCGCGGCGCACAAATACGCCAAGGCGCTTTTAGCTTTGGCCCAAAAGGAAAACGCGGCCGGCAAAGTTCAAAACGACTTGACCGTCCTCGTTCAATCCATGCGCCGCGCGGATAATCATTGGGAGATGCTCAAAAATCCCATCGTGCGGCCCCAAGACAAGGCCCAAGCCGTCAGCGCCGCCTTCATCTCCCGGGTCGAACCCTCGACCCTTCAGCTTCTACTGGCCTTGACCATGCGCGGAGAGCTCGATTATCTGCCGCTGATTGCGGAACGTTTCGAGGCCTTGTCCGATGAAGCCGTCGGCCTGCTGCGTGTATCCGTGCGCACGGCGTTTCCTCTGACGCAAGAAGCCGCCAGCGCGCTTCAAGAGAAGCTTTCCACGCGCACCGGCAAAAAAATCGTCCTGGAAGCCAAAGAGGATCCGGGATTAATCGGCGGGCTGCTGATCAAAGTCGGAGACCGCCTTTTCGAAAACAGCCTTCGGCTTGAATTGCGCCAATTAAATGAGGCGCTCACCGGGTCATAA
- the atpF gene encoding F0F1 ATP synthase subunit B yields MEHLLSPDTGLIIWTLITFGALLVLLGKFAWKPIVGALEAREEKIRKEIEAAEEMRRAADQLKAQYEQQITAIETKASAILAEAKKKGDETQNALVRQAQQEAKDILGKAKEQMERDRERLLVELKGHVGSLTLMATERMLRRNVDKDIHAKLVDELLKEIEKAPKNI; encoded by the coding sequence ATGGAGCATCTGCTCAGTCCGGACACAGGGCTCATCATCTGGACCCTGATCACTTTCGGGGCTCTGCTCGTGCTATTAGGCAAATTCGCCTGGAAGCCCATCGTCGGCGCCTTGGAAGCACGCGAGGAAAAAATCCGTAAAGAGATCGAAGCGGCCGAAGAAATGAGGCGCGCGGCCGATCAACTGAAAGCTCAATACGAACAACAGATCACCGCTATCGAGACAAAAGCTTCGGCCATCCTGGCCGAAGCCAAAAAGAAAGGCGATGAAACTCAAAACGCCCTTGTCCGGCAGGCCCAGCAAGAAGCCAAGGATATCCTCGGCAAAGCCAAGGAACAAATGGAGCGGGATCGCGAACGTCTGTTGGTCGAGCTCAAAGGCCATGTCGGATCGCTGACTCTCATGGCGACGGAGCGGATGCTGCGCCGCAATGTGGATAAAGACATTCACGCCAAGCTGGTGGACGAACTGTTAAAAGAAATCGAGAAGGCGCCCAAAAATATCTGA
- the atpE gene encoding ATP synthase F0 subunit C: MSHLGLGYIGLGLGTGLCLLAAAFGIARLASAALEGTARQPEAGGALRTSMIIPAALIEGLGFFALVICLLGVLALNAGVPKSDTSSQTSAAQQH, encoded by the coding sequence ATGTCTCACTTAGGATTAGGATACATCGGACTGGGCTTAGGCACGGGGTTGTGCCTGCTGGCAGCAGCCTTCGGCATCGCCCGCTTGGCCAGCGCCGCGCTCGAAGGAACCGCCCGTCAGCCTGAAGCCGGCGGAGCGCTCAGAACATCAATGATCATCCCGGCGGCTCTGATCGAAGGCTTGGGCTTTTTCGCCCTGGTCATCTGCCTTTTGGGCGTGTTGGCGTTGAACGCCGGCGTGCCGAAAAGCGATACATCGTCACAGACAAGCGCCGCGCAACAACACTAA
- the atpB gene encoding F0F1 ATP synthase subunit A: MDFKTILEHHLLDHTIARWPGVFGIEFALTKHLLMMWIVGTVLLLGLGFVARSGRRLPLLRSLVEVLVIFVRDEVLGPALGHAGRKYLPYFLSLFFFILLCNLSGLVPWGSTATGNISVTATLAGCTFFLIHIAGIREQGLGHYLKSIVPSGLPWWLIPIMIPIELIGFCTKAFALSIRLFANMIAGHIVILAFLCLIFTFGAANPWTGFLAAPFSVMLALFVYALEIFVAFLQAYIFTFLTALFVGAAVHPEH; this comes from the coding sequence ATGGATTTTAAAACGATTCTCGAACACCACCTGCTCGATCACACGATCGCCCGATGGCCGGGGGTATTCGGCATTGAGTTTGCTTTGACGAAACATCTGCTGATGATGTGGATTGTGGGGACCGTCTTGCTGCTGGGGCTGGGCTTTGTCGCGCGCAGCGGCCGGCGGCTGCCTCTGCTGCGCTCCTTGGTTGAAGTTTTGGTTATCTTTGTCCGAGACGAAGTCCTCGGACCCGCGCTCGGGCACGCCGGGCGTAAATACCTGCCCTACTTTTTAAGCCTTTTCTTTTTTATTCTGCTGTGCAACTTATCCGGCCTTGTTCCCTGGGGGTCCACGGCCACCGGCAATATCTCGGTCACCGCGACTTTGGCCGGGTGCACGTTTTTCTTGATCCATATCGCGGGCATTCGCGAACAGGGCCTGGGGCATTATTTAAAAAGCATCGTTCCCAGCGGCCTGCCTTGGTGGCTCATCCCGATTATGATCCCCATCGAACTGATCGGCTTCTGCACCAAAGCATTCGCTCTGAGCATACGTCTCTTCGCCAATATGATCGCCGGGCACATCGTCATCCTCGCGTTCTTGTGCCTCATTTTTACTTTTGGCGCCGCAAATCCCTGGACCGGATTTTTGGCGGCGCCTTTCTCGGTTATGCTGGCGTTGTTCGTCTACGCTCTGGAAATTTTCGTCGCATTCTTACAAGCGTATATCTTCACGTTTTTGACGGCGCTCTTTGTCGGAGCAGCCGTTCACCCAGAACATTAA